The segment CTTGATTGTCTTAGTGTTTGAAGAGATTGAGTGAGATGGATAACATTACATATAATGTGGTTTTACACAGGTTGACAAGGTAGTCAACTATGATAATCAGAGTCTCCAAACGAAGATTCTTCTTGGATCTCAAGATAATTGGAAGGTGGTTGAAAATGGACACAGAACCAAAAAGCATTGCGGGTATATCAATAACCCAGAATAATGCACTGAAAGCAACACATAAGAAGGACAAAGTAGCCATATACATGTTTTATTGAGTTGTTAATGAGTCTGactttaagaaaataacaaatgatAACACTTCAGAAGAAGCATGAGACTTTCTGGAGAAGGCATACAGGGGAGATAAGTGAGTGAAGTAAATCCAGCTTTAAACACTTAGGGATGATTTGGAGAgcataagaataaaaaagatagaaaaagtaTTTAACTACATCACTTGGGTTGAAACTGTAGTGAACCAACTCAACATAAATGGAGAGCACTGATTGATGACTAAATAGTGGAGAAGATCTTGAGTGTTGTTTGCACAATTGAAGATTTTAAGGACCTGCCAATGCTCTCGGTTAGAGAACTCGCTAATTCTCTTGAGGCACACaagcaacaaaaagaagaagatgatgaagtcaATTGAACAAACACTCCAAATTAATGTGTCAATTAAAGAGGAGAAATCATTTTATACTCAAAACACTCATGAGTTTCtgttatcttttaatttattcttaatcagtttttatctataaaattaCATGATATTTGAgcttacataattttttaatttttttttctcattaaaactaattaaatttcatcctacacaactttaaatattttttaaatcaaatttattcttcatagttttatttttcattattctcTTGTTTTCTCTCGATCTTATAtgaatagttttttaaataaacttaattctAATAAATGAGGTTTGACTAAATCTATATAggaaattaaaaagtaaactcAATTCAGtgatagaaaatattttgtacTTAGAAAAGATATGCAATGAAACCACTTATAATTTTGTTAGGAAGTGAATTGCAATGGATGAGGAGATTGATGCAATTGAACACAACAATAGGTAAAAGTTTTTCGATCTTCCAAAAGGAGCACAACCTATTGGGGGTGAGGTGGGTATACAAGAAGAAGATGGATGCTCAAGATGAGATATAATGGTACAAAACTCGACTTTTTACAAAAGGATATAAGCAAAAGGAAGGAATTGATTATGGGGAAGGTTTGTGACAATCACAAGAATAAGGATCGTTCGATTGCCAGTAGTAGCTCAGTTCAAATGACCAATACTACAAATGGATGTGAATTCTTCATTTTTAAGTGAAGTACTGGACAAAGAAGTATACATTGAACAACCACTTGGATACAtgagaagaagggaaaagaaggTGTTAAGAATGAATAAGACACTTCATGGGTTGAAGTAAGTTCCTTGAGTATGGAACAATTAGATTGATACATACTTCAAGAAGAACGAATATAAATAGTGTCTGTATGAACATGTCACATACATAAAGAAGAATGGAGATAATGTGTTGTTATTTGTTGCTGTGTTGATGATCTCATATTCATGGAGaataatgataaaatgattCGAGAGTTTAAGAGAATAATGATAAAAGAATTTGAGATGACAAATTTAGGATTTATGAAATACTTCCTCACTTTAGAAGTCAAGCAAAGTGAGACGACATTTTTGTGTTCCAAGAAAGATAGATATTGAAAAAGTACCAGATGACAAGTTGTAATCTGGTTTCAACACCAATGAAACTGGATACAAAGTTTTCAAAGTTCACAattgtattcttttattattatgagtGGAAAAAGTGAACAAAAATATTCACACAAAATGACTTGTTCTCAATATTACAAACGCTCCAATAACATAATTATCCAAGTACCCTATACACCTAAGAGACTTACTAAATTATGGTGAATACCTACTTCTTTTCTACTATTTCCTTCTTCatattatttgatgtggaacTTTGATGAATGTCCATTTGGAAACCAACAAACATTGATATCCAATAAACATCTAAATGAATTCCAAACATTAGATTTGAGAATGTGACTTTCATGAATTCATGTGGTACATGCAAGTGCCTCGtagatataagaaaaataaattgaaattcaaaGACGAAATAATGAAGAACAAGAATACATACCATGTGGTAGAGTAGGCAAGGGAAAGAGTAGCAAATAGCAAATTGAAGACACTACAAGTCCTGAAGCAACACCAATCAAAGGGTGTTATTAGACGTTATTTGCAGAAAatgaagtttaaataaaatcaatggtTAATGAGTTGCATTATTATGATAACAGTTGTAACTACAAAGCAACCTATGATGCCTCCAGCAAACACATCAGTCCAATGATGCCAGTAGTCATCAACTCGAGTAACTCCCACAAGAGCAGCTATAAGCAAAGGAAGCAAGACTAGGCATAGTTTCCCAATATGGCCTCTACGATCAAACACTCTAATTTTCCCTGATAAATACCATGAAAGGAAACCAAGACCAGCAAAGGACCCTGCATTTGTtgattgaacaatttttttcataaacacttttatgaagaaagaaaacTCTTCATTGGTtctgatattttcttttcatagaAAAATTTACTCTATTTGACCAATGTGTTTGAAATAGATATTCTACCACTTACATGAAGTATGCCCACTTGGAAAACTTTTGTATCCTTCCTTTATAACTGCCTTAATCCCAGTACAAAGAACATCACCAGTGTCTTTGTCATACGCCTGCATAAACCAATTCACAAAGCATAACTAAGAAATCAGTATCAAACAAGTTAGAGACAAGAATATTAGAAGGATTGAAGCAATGACTAACGGTGCACTTGGTTTGAGAGAAAgttctttgttttcatttccTGCATTCACAAATAAACTACAAAGATGCACAatggtttttctttgtttatagGAAACATTGAAAACGTAAAACAAATCTTATTCTCAATATTACAATATACATATCTTTTGAAAAGGCAAAACAATGTGAGATTACTTCATAACTATTTGTGAACatgaaatgaaaacaaaagacATTGTCTCAAAAAGACCTTATAAAGTTTACCAAATACTAAGAACAAGAAGGATAACAAACATACAGGAATTTTGTCAGGGAAACACCGGTAGAAGAAGTTTGGTCGTGGTCTACCAACGGCATCTTTAATGGAATCTGTGATGACTCCCGTGATTAAGCTAGAAAACATGATACCTACATTTTAGTTAGATACAAGTGAGTGAAGGGACAAAATGCATAAAAGTCATAAAACGAAAAGAAACTGAAAGAATACCTAATATGGCATGGTGTAAATCATAGATATCCTTTCTGGAACAGTAAAACCCAATGAAGATAAGAATGGGGAGAAAAATAGAGAGGATCTGTTACAGGAATGAATGGTGTAAGTTCATGCGATAAGGTATAAATAGATGATGTATCTTCCTATATAGAAAACTAGGACACCCTTTTGagcatacatttttttttattgattgagatttataaaaaattacatgatttttgtaattttcaatGAACTTTAACCATAAAGATGGAGTGTACTAAAAAGAATGTGTTTCTATATTCAACGCTCCTTGTTAATGGATTATTTGCTGCAGATACGTACAGGGACAGCCCACATGGGTATGGTATCTTTTTTGAATGGGAACATAAGATTTGTCATCATATGTTCCCCAACATAGCGATGGAATGGTTCTATCAAATTCAAGAGTCCGTCAATAATCGCAAGAAGCACAAGAATCAGCCAATCATGCTTGTGAGTTAGTGCCAACTTGCTTCCTGGAGATTGAAAAGCCATTTTATCTAAGTATGGctgcaaaagaaaaaagctGTCACCTTTGTATTCACTTATTTTGGCTGTAATGTTTAATATCTGATCTAAATCCTCTACACTAATCAGCAATCAGAGATTTATCATTCTGCTTAAGAACCAATGACACTTAAGAAAGCATATACCAATTACAAAAAATGGCAGCATGAAGTATAAGGATACAATGTACTAAGTGCTTAACATGGAGATATATTGTTCGCACCAGAAAGCAAATATAAATAACGTAAACATTGTGACATTAAAGTTCTCAACAGAATaagaattcaaattcatttataacgaggatatgtatatacataaatatatgtGTATTTGTACATCCTCTGACACAATAAAGTAATATCTAAGGTATAGAAAACAGATAATTATGTCAAATATACGACACAggtatatgataaaaaaaataatgcagcAGCAATAAATCTGAAATCAGGAAATTCTTATGCCCATATTAAAAAGCTGTAGAAGAAAAACCATAAGAATATGAAGATCTAAtaggaaatgaaaaatgaacCTGCAgctttaagcataaaaatatgGAGAAAGAGATACAGAAAGACGTGGACGTGCGTTCTGAAAACAGCACGTCCAGTGTCCAACGTAAAAGCTATGAGTCATGAGAAAAACATCAGAAAGATATTAGAGATTGATGAATGATTTGGGGAAGGATTGCATCTTCAGATCTAAAAGTTGTGTATAATGTTTTCATTACTTGTTAATTAGTAATCTCAATTATGTATTtgcattttctttctcaattttgTGTGCTTTAAGAATTTTTAGACACCAATGTTAAAAGGTAATTTCTATCATCAATTTTGTTTCTGTTATTAAGACTTTTGCATACAAAAAACTAAGAATAAAATCGAAGTTGGTTATGAATTTTTGTGTGTCTTAATTTCTCTTAACCTACTGTTAATTATATTGTATAcacaatttaacatttaaaatatataaaaaagttaattatactTTAGCTAACatgaagataaataaaattaagattgtatatatttttttcttagtaacgataacattttttatagataaaatcatATTGGAGGttaatatatctaaaacaaaCAATTTCTTTGGTAATGTTGGTACTTACAACCAGAACtattaaataagaattatttcaaaacggattaaaactaataataacataaattacATTGAAATTTAACTCAACCTAAAGAGGTTAAGATTAGTTTGTCTGCAAactaataaattcattttttaaaataaaaaaatatattttaaaaaaataaagtaatatatttattttagaacatatattataatctatatttatttgtatataaaatatttattggaaTATTCCAATTTATAGCATTTatactataaaagaaaatataacacaTTTCATAATCAAGAATAGATAAGAACATATAACGGTCATTCAAAATATAACTAATCAAATCTTTATAAACAAGAGTTTTTATCTCTAATAACATATAAACCTTCAACTTAAGGTTCATAAAAAAGTACACAAACAAAAACTAGTAAAACTAAATGTCTATGCATCAACATCTTTTATTCCTAACACCTGCTCAACCGAGACTTCCTCCTTTACTTACACCAATCAGGTGATTATTACtaagaagaaaatcaaataagaacAAACAAGACGCAAGCAAACAGGGTAAGCTAATTTTAAAGAGTTTTTCATACTTTAATATAAATCACAAACATGCATTTCTAATATCAAGTCAATAATAACAAGCACATcttaacacacacacacacatacacacacacacacacacacactcctAACACTAGACCTCACCTTCCAGATACATATGTTAGTGTCGAACTATTGAGGGATCCTGCACATGTGTGGTGAAACAACATACCTCCAAATTTTCACACAATGTTAGTTCATCAAACACCTATGGTCAATCTGACTTGAGGCTAAGGACCATATGTTACTCCTCACCAATAACCATCCCACTCTACTTGAGCTTGGATATCTATTGGAGTCAAAAAACATTCATCCATTTCAAAGCTCATACACCAATATATTACACAAAAACATCCATAAGGTTCTTTCCCATGGAACCCCTTTTTACATGCTTAACAAATCATATTAGAGAAAATAACACCAAACTCCTCATAATCATATAtcatacataatcatataaaaaatcttgtttccaatgcatatatattataaaccaATTCATACTTCACAATAAGTATTATAAACCAATCATTCGAACAATCACATATATTAAACAAATCTTAAGTATTTAAAAACTTAGttgacaatttttatatttttgctcAACCCCATTAGATTTGTTCGCTTAGGTAAAAGTGTTTGTCAACCCACTTGCTCAGCCACTATGACTCGCTTTACGAATACAGAAACAACGAGTTCTGCTTGCTCAACAGATACACTCGTTCAACGAGACTGCATAATTCTACAATACTAAAACTATAGAAATTACACATTAAACTTCTAGTGACCTATTCTAAACACttttaccaacttctaacactcctaaatTTGATTATAACCTATCATGGACCTAAACCAAATGTGTATAACCCAACTTAAACTAGTTTTCAACTGTTTTACAACAAGATTTCaacttaaaacaattaaaacctTACCTTAGAGACCAAAATTGAATTCTACAAGTTTTAGTTCATATTTAAGCTATTTATGGGCCTGAACAAGTCCAAAATAATTCAACTTCAAACCCTAACTCCTCTAATATGTCATAGACCTACTATTTCTAAAATTCACTACTCTAAACCTCTAAAATACACttaaaaatcattcaaaacatAACCAAGTGTCTACTACTCcattctaaaacaaaatttatcaattcaACTCAAACAAGTTCCAATTAATCATACAACAGAACCTAACTCATCATTTTTCCACTTAGACCAATATTTCTCAAATTCACCTGTTAAACCCCCCCTCccctaattttaaacaaaatcaacTAGTAAATCATCTTAATACTTCCTTCTCAACATTTCACTCAAGCGAACATCACCAACATTCAAAACCACAAAATTTCATAACCAACTCAATTCAAACATAATCATTATAGTCCAAGAACATCCATAAAAGTATCAAACATCCAAAAGCTAATAACAAACATGCAAAATCACAATTTCCACTAAAATAGATATTCCTATTTCCAACCAAGCCAATAAATTCTATGACCAATCTTAAATCATGccaatcatataaaaataaaatcaacaaaaagtCACTAACTTCCATTACCTTAAAAAGAACTACTAAGTTCTAAGAAAACACAACAGTTGCTTCTAGTACAAGGAACTCTAAAATTGTCTACAAACTACAAAATTTGA is part of the Vigna radiata var. radiata cultivar VC1973A unplaced genomic scaffold, Vradiata_ver6 scaffold_158, whole genome shotgun sequence genome and harbors:
- the LOC106752434 gene encoding probable lipid phosphate phosphatase 4 — translated: MAFQSPGSKLALTHKHDWLILVLLAIIDGLLNLIEPFHRYVGEHMMTNLMFPFKKDTIPMWAVPILSIFLPILIFIGFYCSRKDIYDLHHAILGIMFSSLITGVITDSIKDAVGRPRPNFFYRCFPDKIPAYDKDTGDVLCTGIKAVIKEGYKSFPSGHTSWSFAGLGFLSWYLSGKIRVFDRRGHIGKLCLVLLPLLIAALVGVTRVDDYWHHWTDVFAGGIIGLVVSSICYLLLFPLPTLPHGWAPHVFFYMREEMPSSRGETQTSHHSKLDELPLHSMEMESGRYI